Proteins encoded in a region of the Candidatus Nitrosomarinus catalina genome:
- a CDS encoding GNAT family N-acetyltransferase yields MNEPIIREIEERDFQKGFLNTLDTLREASTISKEKALEILNNIKSNPNHIIIVAEIDDRIVGSTTLLIEPKFIHKGGFVGHIEDVVVSKEFQGQKIGEKIIKYVLKVAEKHECYKTILDCSDDVKQFYEKMGFKYHSNEFRFDHN; encoded by the coding sequence ATGAATGAACCCATTATTAGGGAAATTGAAGAAAGGGATTTTCAAAAAGGTTTTCTAAACACATTGGATACATTAAGAGAAGCAAGCACTATTAGTAAAGAGAAGGCATTAGAAATTTTGAACAATATAAAATCAAATCCTAACCACATCATCATTGTTGCCGAAATTGATGATAGAATTGTCGGGTCGACAACTCTTCTAATTGAGCCCAAATTTATTCACAAAGGAGGATTTGTAGGCCATATAGAAGATGTAGTAGTAAGTAAAGAGTTCCAAGGTCAAAAAATAGGTGAAAAAATTATCAAATATGTTTTAAAAGTTGCTGAAAAACATGAATGCTATAAAACAATTTTAGATTGTTCAGATGATGTTAAACAATTTTATGAAAAAATGGGTTTCAAATATCATTCAAACGAATTTAGATTTGATCACAACTAA
- a CDS encoding galactose-1-phosphate uridylyltransferase, whose amino-acid sequence MGDMRKDYVSERFMIVSKNKKSVDGKKNPFAPGNESLTNPSVLSLVEKDGMLQRLQDSEDDFVEGWSIRVFESKNPVVTVETENSYSEKPFYSEPNYGYHYVIVASPNTKDTFSTISPEQWSNVLVVVQDRLRWLYTQKGVTYVSIYGDNGELAGSTNPHPHLNILTLSTIPPVIDAEAEASHKILNEKGVCHMCQTINEELSGPRQILQTDGFIAFSPWAPSYPYEFWIAPKKHTTSFSKITQKEINDLSLILRATLGGLTKTIKNVPYNLVFHLSPEKKNTRQIHWHIEIYPITKPWSGLERGYGIFLNDVSPEDAAEKLGIACRKELANLVGIL is encoded by the coding sequence ATGGGTGATATGCGAAAAGATTATGTTTCTGAAAGATTTATGATTGTTTCAAAAAATAAAAAATCTGTAGACGGTAAAAAAAATCCCTTTGCCCCTGGAAACGAATCTCTTACTAATCCTTCTGTTTTATCACTTGTTGAAAAAGATGGTATGTTACAACGTCTTCAAGACAGTGAAGATGATTTTGTTGAAGGTTGGTCTATACGTGTTTTTGAAAGTAAAAATCCTGTAGTTACTGTTGAAACAGAAAACTCTTACAGTGAAAAACCATTTTACAGTGAACCAAATTATGGATATCATTATGTTATTGTAGCTTCTCCAAACACTAAAGATACGTTCTCAACTATTAGTCCAGAACAATGGTCAAATGTTTTAGTTGTTGTTCAAGATAGGTTGCGATGGCTTTATACTCAAAAAGGTGTCACATATGTCTCAATTTATGGTGACAATGGTGAGTTGGCTGGAAGTACTAATCCACACCCTCACTTGAATATTCTTACTCTTTCCACTATTCCTCCTGTAATTGATGCAGAAGCTGAAGCTTCTCATAAAATTTTGAATGAAAAAGGGGTTTGTCATATGTGTCAAACGATTAATGAGGAGTTGAGTGGACCAAGACAAATACTCCAAACTGATGGATTCATTGCTTTTTCACCTTGGGCTCCGTCATATCCATATGAATTTTGGATTGCCCCTAAAAAACACACAACTAGTTTCTCTAAAATCACTCAAAAAGAAATTAATGATTTGTCCCTGATTTTGAGGGCTACTTTAGGCGGTTTAACAAAAACTATCAAAAATGTGCCATATAATCTGGTTTTTCATCTTTCCCCTGAAAAGAAAAATACTAGACAGATTCATTGGCACATTGAAATTTATCCAATAACTAAACCTTGGTCTGGTTTAGAACGTGGCTATGGGATATTTTTGAATGATGTGTCTCCTGAAGATGCTGCTGAAAAACTTGGAATAGCTTGTAGGAAAGAACTAGCTAATCTTGTTGGAATTCTTTAA